In Lycium ferocissimum isolate CSIRO_LF1 chromosome 3, AGI_CSIRO_Lferr_CH_V1, whole genome shotgun sequence, the genomic window ttatttagatcCATTTAGGGTGCAcagcttattttatttatcgtccaaggactctgagtactTAAAATAAATACGGGAGGTCAAacattaggtgtcaacaatgtTCACCACCCACCTCATATCCCGAATTGATCCATTGAGATATAGTTTCCGGCAACCAACGCCCATGGGAAAGTTAGCTAAATGGCAGATGCTATTAAGTGAATTCGATATCATAtaccactacaagaaaaatgacCTTTAAGGAAGGGAAATCTGGTCCCTAATGGTTAAAATCTGGTCCCAATTGAACAATTACGACGGGATGAAACTGGCCGCCACTTGTCGTAATAGCCTCCGCCACTAAAGGCCAATAATGACGGGTTCAATAATCTGGTCGTTAAATGCGTTTAGGGACGGGTAGAAAATCTGGTCGCGAAATAGTTTTAGAGACCATATATCTCGTCCTAATAGACGATTAAAATTATGGAAAATATTAATATTCTGGTCGTTAAACCTTTTAGCGACCAACTTCTAACTGGTCGTGGATTTATCTTTTGAGACTAGTGGTATTGGTCCCTATTTAAAATAGGTGTAGTAATTTTAGCAACCAATTTCTGGTCTCTTGTTGACGACCAGTGGTCTTAACGCTCGATGTTACAAAACGGTTATAATTATCAACAAATATAAAATCGCAActgaaaatataatataaaatggTAATTTACATTCCATGATGTTAGTTTCAATATTTGCTCAACACTTTAACAAAAAAACTTAGCTAACATCCCGAGCTAAACTATGAAATGAAGTTTTGCATAACATTCCAAGCAAAATTATAATGACCTTGTGCATCTTCTAAACTTGCATCTTGATTTGTAACTTTAATCTTCAAATCTGCAAgtacaaaattttgaaaagactATAAATAACTATTGATAAaataatatacgtaaattttaCACTAGAAATGGTTAAACCGCCTTACCCATATCCAACATCAACAAAGCTGTAGGAaactaagaaaaaaaacaattagAAAAGCTTTGGGATGCATTAACAAAGAATCCAAAATCTATTTTAAAGAACTACAACTAAAACAATAAGCAATACGTCTAATTATATTTCCAACAAAATGAAAGGAATCAAAAGTTGTATCAATTAATTCAAGACCTACTGATCAAAAGAACTAATTCAATACCTACTAACTACTGAATTTACTCTCATGTTATATGCCAAGTCGAAAGATGTATTTTGCTGGCAGCATTGTAGATTAGAAAATTCTAAAGTACATCAAATACTCATGGGTGTGTTATAATCAACAAGAATCACGACTACAATAATCACATAGACCAAGAACACCTATAGAATAATAAAACACTCGAAAGTAAGGTGCGTACCTTTGTCCGCCATAGCAACGCGAAATTGAGGACGAACTAAGCTGAGTCTTCCTCTCCTTAAGCTTACAACGGCTGGCACTTTTAATGGTAATACGTTTTTTTAGTTAAGCTAGGAGAGGGGGCCTAGCCTCATATTTATAGGCTTAAAAGCCTTAACCTAGTAGGCCTCCCCATTACAGGCTCACCAGTCTACAACAAGCCTACACTATTTCCAGTCCACACCTATTGCATGAAACGACAAGGGCCCGTCATGGAATCCATATAAATAAATGACCTCTGTCTTATCCACCAACTATTAACATTCAGCCCGTTTTGCTAAAACGTAATAATAAGTTAATGTTAAGTCCACATCTACTAAATAATTCTCACATTCTCCCACTTGGACAAcattaacttaaattttttttttttttttaataaaaatgactCTCGGGCTAAATAGACAGTTGCCATAAACATATAGTGGTGGAACGTCGTTTCCATCATGGTCTAGTCAAACAAAACTATCAATGCCGAAATGCAACAGTAGTTGCATCACATAATGACACAAGACCAGTCCACAATCACTAACAATGAAGTTCTGCAGACACAAACCCAAAGGTGTGGTAGTGTAGCAAGAAATAGCCAACATGGACTCCAAATCAAGGCTATTTCATTGTCAGTCCTTCAAACGATTTTTCATATCATGTACGCTTTAAATCAACATGCGCACCATCAAAAAACCGTCACCGATTTTCTATTACAACATGTGAGCACTAAAACAACATGTGCTCCACAAGAAAATCTTAATTTTCAAGGCTCAACATGTGCAACATATTATATCGtgcaacaaagaaagaaaactcacaaagcatgaataatataCTATGTATGTATCAAAAAAGatccaacaaaataaaaacatgatCTTATCAACATGAGACATAACCAACACATAAGACAAATTAAGATAACAAATCAACATTAAAATGAGCATAATTATAATCAACAACATAAATGATAACAAAATCCACCATAGCATAAATGTCTCAAAGAGATAATATCATCATAAGCCCCGGAAAAATAGGGTAAAGAGTCTAATaaggaataaaaaaataacaatattgaATACTCCCACTAACCTAACAAATCAAATGACTCAACAGCGCCCATGTTATTAACATGCTGCTTAAAAACTACGGTCTCAATCCCTTGGTTAGTGGATCAAACAAGCATCAACCGCAGATATATGTTCAATCACAATATCCTCCCTTTAACCATATCTCGTACAAATGTAGATATTTTAGTTCCATGTGCTTAGAAGCTGAAGATGATTTGTTATTCTTCGAGTAAAACACAGTGCCCTGTTGTCACAATAAATCTTTAAGGGTCTAGAGATGGAATCAACTATCATAAGtcccaaaataaattttttaagacAAATGGCTTGCGTAGCTGCTCCATAAcaagctacaaactctgctTGCATAGTCGAAGATGTTGTAAGGGTCTACTTCACACTCTTCCAAAATATTGCACCCCCTGCTAACATGAAGATAAAACCAGAAGTAGACCTTAAATAGTCAGGGCATCCACCAAAGTTTGAGTCTGAGTAACCAATCACCTCAAGATCATCAACTTTTCTGTACACTAACATATAATCTCTTGTCTTTTTCAAATACCTCATTACTTTCTTAGCAGCAACCCAATGGCTTCTCCCTGGATTAGACTGATAACGTCCAAGAGCATTGACAATGAAGGCAATGTTAGGACGAGTGCAAACCTGTGCATACATAAGGCTCCCTACAACACTTGAATAAGGCACATCTTTCATATACTCTTTCTCTAGATCATTTTTGGGGCATAAGTCTAGACTTAATTTGTCACCTTTTACAATAGGGACACCTCCAGCCTTACAGTTTTCCATATGAAATATGCTCAAAACACGATCAATATAGGCCTTTTTTGAAAGTCCCAATAACTTACGTGACCTATCTCATCGAATTTCACTACCCAGAACAAAAGATGCCTCTCCCAggtctttcatatcaaatactTTATTCAATGACTGCTTAGTTTCATGAAGCACTCCTAAATTATTACTTGCAagtaaaatatcatcaacataaagagTGAGAATGATGAACTTACTCCCACTGATCTTGAGGTAGATGCAATGATCAATCTTGTTTTCCACAAAGCCCATAGAAGTGACAATTTCCTCGAACTTCAAATACCACTGCCGAGAAGCTTGCTTCAGTCCATAGATAGACTTCTTCAAGTTACACACTAGATTTTTATCACCTATACCAACAAAACCTTGAGGTTGTTCCATGTAAACCTCTTCATTAAGATCACCATTCAGAAAAGCTGTTTTTACATCCATCTGATGTAATTCTAGATTGAAATGAGCTACCAAAGGCCATAATGATCCTAAAAGAATCCTTAGATGACACAGGTGAAAATGTTTCATTGTAATCAACCCTTCTCACCGTGTAAACCCTTAGCAACCAATCTTGCCTTGAAGCGTTCAATATTTCCTTTGAATCCTTCTTGGTCTTAAAGACCCATTTGCAACCGACAACCTTATGACCTTTAGAGTTCAGCAAGCTCCCCACACTTCATTCTTACTCATGGAGTTCATCTCTTCAAATATAGCATCAAACCACATCTTTGATTGAGCACATGATATTGCATCGTAATACGTCACGGATCCACAACATCACCTTGCAAGGTATGCCAAATAGTCATGTAGTGCCGATCTTCTAGGTCTACTTGATCTCCTCAAATTTTGAACTTCTTGTTCAACAATAAGAAAATGCCCTCGAACAACTTGTTCAATAACAGCAGGTGCCTGAACTTCTGCGGGTATAGGATCCTCATCTTGCACAGGCATAGATTCATTATACTCAATGTGTGCAGGTGCAGACAAAAAGGTTTCCATGGCAATAGGGAGAGCGATTCTCATAGCTTCAACATTCTCAGCAGGCTCACTAGCAACATTCTGCGAACAATCCTTATCTGCAACatcaaattcaagaaattttgcATTTTGTGATTCAACTATTCTTGTTCCCCTTGTAGGACAATAAAACCTGTATCCCTTAGAATGAGCTGGATAACCAATGAAAAAACAACGCGAGGTTCTAGGTTCAGTTTTCTTCTCAGAAGGGTTATAAATTCTCACCTCAGCAGGGCAACCCCAAACTCGAAAATGGTTTAGGCTAGGTTTTCTATTTGTCCACAACTCAAAAGGTGTTTTAGGAACTGACTTGGAAGGAACACGGTTAAGAATGTACATGGCTGTTTTAATGGCTTCACCCCAGAGGAAACCAGGTAAGTTAGATCTACTCATCATACTTCTCATCATGTCTTTTAAAGTACGGTTTTGCCTTTCAGCTACACCATTTTGTTCAGGACTACCAGGCATGGTATACTGAGTAACTATGCCACAATCTTGCAGATATTTGGCAAAGGGTCCCATATTTTGCCCAGCCTCGGTGTGTCTACCATAGTACTCACCCCCACGATCAGCCCTCACTATCTTAATGACCTTTCCCAGTTGTTTCTCTACTTCAGTTTTAAACACTTTGAATTTTTCAAGAGaatcagatttttctttaataagAAAGACATAACCATACCGAGAAAAGTCATCAATGAAGGTGATGAAATAACTAGAACCACAGATTGTTGTAGAATATGGACCACTTATGTTTGTGTGAATAATTTCCAGCAAATCAGAACTACGAGTAGCagccttttttcttgttttagtcAACTTTCCTCTAATACAATCAATACATGTTCCTATGTCCCCGAAATCAAGAGAAGGTAAAATATTGGACTTGACTAATCTATCAACTCTGTCTTTAGAGATATGACCCAAACGCCTATGCCACAACATACCTGacttttcatttaaaaaaggaCGTTTAGATCCAACAATCTCAGAATTAAAAGAGTTGTATTCAACATCGGAAGCCAAGGAAATTTTAAATAAACCATCAGATAGCATTCCATGACCAACAACTTCGTAGTTCAAGCAAATTAACTTTTCCATTGAGAGAactaaaaccaaaaccaactctaTCTAAAAGAGGAAGAGAAATCAAATTCCGTCTGAAAGACGGTACATAAAAAGTGTTTTCCAGAACAAGTTTAAAACCAGTTTCTAAGTCTAAAACTATTGTTCCTATGAactctacttcaacttggacATCTGTGGCAACTCTAATTTTTGACTCCGTTTCCTTTGgcttccttttgtttgtgaaccCCTGCAAGGAAATGGCAACATGGGCAGTAGCTGCACTGTCAAACCACCAagaattaatggggacatctACTAAGTGTAACTCAAAACAAATAAGAGCAAGATGATTACCTTCTTTTGACTCCTTCTTTTTTATCCAGGCATGGAATTTGACACAATCTATTTGCCTGTGACCAGGTTTCTTACAAAAGAAGcagttattatttttcttaaaaaccgCGTTATTAACCCCAGGATATTCGGTCTGATCTTTACCATGTCTTTTGGTGTCCTGACCCTTCTTAAAAGTATGATTATTAGATCTTTGAAACTTCCTAGGACCCTTACTAGAGCTAGCTTTGGAATCATGGAAACAAACAAGGCTATCCGACCCTCTCTTCTAATTTTCTCCTCTTCAACAACACATTTAGAGATAAGGTCATTGATTGACCAAGCTTCATTTTGAGTATTATAGGCAGTTTTCATTTGGCTAAACTTAACAGGTAACGAGTTAAGTGCAGAGTGAACAATATAAGGATCAGGAAGAGTTATGTCAAGAGCTTTCAGTTTCGACTGAATGTGGACCATCTTAAGTATATGATctctaacccccccccccctcccagaATTGTCATACTTTATCCCCGCGAGTTTACTCATTAGATCTCCCGCTCCCTGACCCTTTATTGGATACAAGGTACCTTTCTTCAACTTGGGCAAGAAATTTCTTAGCATTGGTAGTTTCAGGCAAGCCACTCTTGAGGTGCTCAACAATTGACCTCCTAAAGGCAAGGATGCATAGCCTATTAGATCTCACCCACCTAGCATAATGTTCTTTTTGAGCAGCAGTGCTAGATTCAGTAAGAGCTGGTGGTTCATTTTCACGCAAAGCTTGATCTATATCAGCCATGCCTAAAGCAAATTCAAGATCTTCCTTCCATCTCTTAAAGTTAGAACCCGACAGGACCACAACTTCAGCATTATTATTATTCAAAGAAATGGTAACTGTACACAACACAACATGAATGGGTTTATTAGAATAGCAAGGCATAAGATCAATAATTTATCACAACGATGAGTCCCGCAAAGATCAACAAGTAGCCCCCCTTTGGTGTGGCAAGAAAATATTTCAATATTAGAAACCTATCCCTTTGGGCGTACAAATTcactaaattaaaatattttcacatAATGGGCCTCATCACAACACCAAATTAAAACACACAATAAACCCCCTTTGGGCAGGCCATTGTATGTTCTAACTCAGTGATATCCCTCAAAACGGATTAAACAAGTCTCATAAACTGAAGCAACTAGGTCATTTTGGTGTACACTACTTATCTCAATTCACAAAACAAATTCAATCTCGAGGATTACACATGCCATTGCTTAACACAGATGATACGACATATATATTCACAGTAATTGTTTGAAGTGTTTTAACATGTACCCCTAGTAATCATGGTTAAGACTTACACCAATAAGTCTTGTTGTCAGAACTTTCATAGATGCACTTATATAGAAAAGAATAAGAACGAAAAAAGTGATTTTAAGCCAATCGAAATTTTAATTACAGTGAGGCATCTAAAAACAATATGTTTGGAATTTCTCGAAGGTTCATATTTACGTTCCAGTAGTTTTACCCTTCAAAAGAGTATAGAGATTGATATTATAAATTTAAGATCTAAAGACATCTAGACCCATTTATTAAATATGATTCCTTTGTTCAAAAAATAAGGATGAACCAAAATCCAAGAAGACTATGTCAATTTGAAAACATATACAAGAATAtctaaaagataaaaataatagtTTATTATATACCCagattcaaaaagaaaaactctAAATCAAGGTCTCTTATTTCACAAATTCTCAATCAATGGAGGATACATAAATAACTCTACATTATTAGATTGTCATCACCAGCGGAAGCACGGTGTGTTAAGCAAACACCGCTAATTAAGACCCCATAACTGAAATCAACTTTGAACTTGATTCACCGGGATTATTTTAATAGAATAATATAGTGTATATATGGATCAATCAAAACAGACTTTGTTACAGATTTTAGTTTCAAGGCCACGATACAGATTGCGTTAACTTTAGTATTTTCAACTATTCGTCTCATAAACGATTATTAGGGTTCTAAATCTATGTgataaagctctgataccaagtgtTATAATCAACGAGAATCACGACTACAATAATCACATAGACCAAGAACACCTATAGAATAATAAAACACTCGAAAGTAAGGTGCGCACCTTTGTCCGCCATAGCAATGCGAAATTGAAGACGAACTAGGCTGAGTCTTCCTCTCCTTAAGCTTACAACGGCTGGCACTTTTAATGGGAATACGTTTTTTAGGTAAGCTAGGAGAGGGGACCTACCCTCATATTTATAGGCTTAAAAGCTTTAACCTAGTGGGCCTCCCCATTACAGGCTCACAAGTCTACAACAGGCCTACACTATTGCCAGACCACACCTATTGCATGAAACGACAAGGGCCCGTCATGGAATCCACATAATTAAACGACCTATGTCTTATCCACCAACTATTAACATTCAGCCCGTTTTGCTAAAACGTAATAATAAGTTAATGTTAAGTCCACATATACTAAATAATTCTCACAGGGTGAACTTAAAATACTCCTAAAACCTGTTTTTCAAACTTCAAGTTTAATGTTGAAATAATGGGTCAATTTGATAAACAAAAATTTATAGAAGTAAACTCCACGTATTTTTcaggcttttgaaagaatatcaAATTTAAAATGAATGCAACTAATGATGAAATAAAGCCATGAACCGAGTAAATTAActtgcttttttctttcttatgaatTATAGGTCTGCTTCATTGAACTATTTCTACAACACTTACTTGCAATGAGCCAAGGTGAGATTAGGCTTCTCCGTTTAGCAATAAATAGTGTAGATTATATCGTGTGATGTAATCTttgctagtttttttttttaaacagtaACATTGTATTCTTATTTAGCTTTCCTTTAACAAAAGTGTACAGGTATTCACTCCTAGGCCTTTCTTTTCCTACATGTTTCATTGATTTATGTAATGTGTCACCTGATGACATACTGCTAAAGAAGAACCTGTTTATACGAGCAACAAGAAACCGTGTTCAGTCTATAATATAAGCACTTTAAGCATTGACTGCAGGCCAAAAAAAGTATATTGAAAGAGTGATATTAGACCACCTCTAAAATAGACCCTCGGCTAAAGGAGAAGCATTTCTAAAGGCAACAATCATCCAACATATTTTTCCATCATGACATATCTCTAGCCATCAAAACTATAGCCATATTATCACCTATAGTGTTTTGAAATACGGAGTAGAAGCAGAAACATAAACATTTTCAGGCAAGGACAAACATTCAACAAGAGATCTAAAACCTGCTTTTCTTTCTCCACATAGTCCCAACAAGCGATTAATAGGAATTTCTGAAAACATTTAATAAAGAAACCATATTGAAAGGAAAGGGATGAATGGTGTGGCATGTCAAAATCTAATCATTCAATTACATAATACCATTAAAACGTAAAAGGCAACAGGATGTACAATTTATGAAGTAGTAGTAGAGGTAGTACATCAAATTTGAGTGACTGTATACATTCAATAAGAGGTACCTAATGAACAAGGAgagggtaaaaaaaaatttgagaagaaTAAAGCTAGAAGATTTTATGTCCTGCTGTGTTAGAAGTTTAAAGTGTTTTGGAAATATTGGTATCTCTCCCTCGGTCAAATATTATGAACTATGAGAATGATGAGAATGGAAAAGTTGACCTACCAAATTTGAGATAACCAgaaaatttttcaaagaaagctccCGCTGGACAATGTTAAATAGAAGAATCACCCAACGTACTTTAAGTTACAAGTTTAATAGgtacaaaataaattaaatgtcAGGTATATACTAACCTGGCCAGGAGACAAAATGCAAGTATCCTCTCCATTTATTCCATAACTCTTTTATCCTTCCCAAGATACGATCAGGATGATCATTCAATTCAACACCCCTCAAATTTATCCTACACTAATTAAAACATGAGTTGAGCAAATGGTGCTCTTGATCCAAATTATATGGTGCTCTATAACATTTTTACCAAGGAAGAAGCAAATATAACaagtgtcatattttaaaatttacggGAGGTTAACTCAtgtttaaaattttaacaaGCGAAATATTAAAGTTTTCATGATTAAAGATCGAAGTTAACTCAATGCACTCaacttttagttatgtattGATACTGAAAAGTAGTTGAAGTACTACtctgtatatatgaaaaaaCTGCCCCTCTTCATACAATTTCCTTCCTTCGTTTCTAACACTTTCAGAGTCTCTTTCGCACATGAAGTATCTATTTACAATCTGGATTTTTCTCGTCATTCGTTGTCTTGAGTAAGAAAAGCTTCATAGAGAGACAACTACTAGAAGCAAATCACTTTAGGGGGAAGATGCCTAAAAACAGATTGTATTTTATCTAGAAAAGGATATAGCAAACAGGAAAGGAAGAAACAAAGTATAGACTTACATAACCACATCACCTATTGGTAAATCACAAAAAAGACTCAAAGTTGAGAAATAAAATATCCAACGTCTTAAAAGCTACAATACAAAGAATTTGTACATAAGAATATGCTTTCGATCTCCTAGAATTATAACTTCAAGACACCCCATTTCAAAAGAATGAGGATATCACAGGAAACCCGTTTCTCAgaaaatggttttcaaaagaaaaatgcTACATATGTCTGGAGATCCACATTTAACGGatcaaaaagaataaataattcaatattcggtaaataccaacaacaacaacaacacatacccaatgtaatcccacaagtaggATCTGGAAAGGGTAGATTCTACACGGACCTTACCCCTATATTGAGAGGTAGGCAGGCTATTTCTGagagaccctcggctcaaggatTCCTTGAGCTAGAATATAAGTAAACTGATAGCTTATCAATGTGACTAGAGTTCCATAATATCTTCCACACTAAAGCAAAAAAGCAAAACAGTAATAtaagcaaaaaacaa contains:
- the LOC132050706 gene encoding uncharacterized protein LOC132050706 — its product is MADKVTISLNNNNAEVVVLSGSNFKRWKEDLEFALGMADIDQALRENEPPALTESSTAAQKEHYARWVRSNRLCILAFRRSIVEHLKSGLPETTNAKKFLAQVEERYLVSNKGSGSGRSNE